In Deltaproteobacteria bacterium, the DNA window GAACGAAGCGCTCAGCCCAGGGGGCGCTATGAGACATGACTATGGATTACTCCGAACACCGAACACCGAACCCCGAACCTATCAAGGTCTTATTGGTCTCCCCTGAAGTGGTCCCTTTTGCCAAGACCGGCGGTCTGGCCGATGTGGCCGGTTCCCTGCCCAAGGCCTTGAAGCGTCTGGGTTGTGATGTCCGTCTGGTGATGCCTCTTTACCACCTGGTGCGGCATGGCAAATTTCCCCTAAAAAAAGCCTTGGAAAATCTCAATATCCCCTTGGGCAGTCGCCAGATACCGGCCGACATCTATCAAGGCGAGTTGGAAGAAGACCTGCCGATTTACTTCATTGAGAGGGACGAGTTTTACGATCGCATGAATCTTTATGGGACTTCCAAAGGGGATTACTTCGATAATGACAACCGGTTTGTCTATCTTTCCCAGGGAACCCTGAGTGTCGCCCGGGCCCTGAATTTCCAGCCGGATATCATCCACGGTCATGACTGGCAGACCGGCTTGATTCCGGCCTGTTTGCATTTCAGGCGGGGCTTCGATCCTTTTTACCGGGACACGGCTTCTGTTTTTACCATCCACAATATGGCCTATCAGGGGCCTTTTCCCAAGGAGATCGTCGAACTGGCCGGATTGCCCTGGGAATCCTTTTCGCCCGCGGGCCTGGAGTTCTGGGGTCAGGCCAATCTGTTAAAGGCCGGGATCGTTTACAGCCAGATCATCACCACGGTCAGCCGGAAATACAGCCAGGAAATCCAAACCCCCGAGTATGGCTGCGGTTTGGAAGGGATCTTGAGCTATCGCCGTGATGACCTGTTCGGAATCATCAACGGGGTGGATTATGGGCTGTGGAATCCGGAAACCGATTCCTTTCTGGCGGAAAATTATAGCGTCCGGAACCTTTCCGGCAAAAAGGCTTGTAAAAAGGATTTGTTGGACCGGTTTCATTTACCCGGGGACCTCTTGGACTATCCGGTTCTGGGAATTATCTCCCGGTTGGCCGATCAGAAAGGCTTTAATCTCCTGGCGGAGATCATGGACCGACTTTTGAATGAGAAAGTGGCTCTGGTGGTACTCGGCACCGGCGAAGAAAAGTATCACCGCCTGTTTACGGATCTGGCTGAAAAGTATCCCCGGAAATTAGGGATTTGTCTGGATTTTGATAATGCCCTGGCCCATAAAATCGAGGCCGGCAGCGACCTCTTTCTCATGCCCTCCCTCTATGAACCCTGCGGTTTAAACCAGATTTACAGCCTCAAGTATGGGACCATCCCGGTGGTG includes these proteins:
- the glgA gene encoding glycogen synthase GlgA, whose protein sequence is MTMDYSEHRTPNPEPIKVLLVSPEVVPFAKTGGLADVAGSLPKALKRLGCDVRLVMPLYHLVRHGKFPLKKALENLNIPLGSRQIPADIYQGELEEDLPIYFIERDEFYDRMNLYGTSKGDYFDNDNRFVYLSQGTLSVARALNFQPDIIHGHDWQTGLIPACLHFRRGFDPFYRDTASVFTIHNMAYQGPFPKEIVELAGLPWESFSPAGLEFWGQANLLKAGIVYSQIITTVSRKYSQEIQTPEYGCGLEGILSYRRDDLFGIINGVDYGLWNPETDSFLAENYSVRNLSGKKACKKDLLDRFHLPGDLLDYPVLGIISRLADQKGFNLLAEIMDRLLNEKVALVVLGTGEEKYHRLFTDLAEKYPRKLGICLDFDNALAHKIEAGSDLFLMPSLYEPCGLNQIYSLKYGTIPVVRATGGLDDTIIPFDPRTGQGTGFKFNEFQSDALWAALQEALTVFKNQNQWQRLMKNAMAQDFSWEVSAREYIKLYHLALERLKA